The Clostridium chauvoei genome has a window encoding:
- a CDS encoding ABC transporter permease has translation MIFTLIKNEFIKLIKKSKTWIVFALFCLFIAVTIFGAYKSDKNMRYYMSPEKQLEYVNEDLTHINKELDKFEKMTDEEKTSNVQYIIETKERKEEAEKRKKSCEDLIANGIPEDAWKKELDENIKWAEESIKNLEENGVDEYNQKRYLQDKERLEEYKYLRDNNIKLLYGWEFESYGYMKNLMMFLGLAVLVSGIAIFMSDIVSGECTPATLKFLLIQPITRGKVLLSKFIAATLTVLTMILGVEFIGFGIVNLMSKVSASNYPVRIGNLYKLEVVKATGTSQIVPIAGSGHMATNQELFIKAMLLQVLFIITACAFIFLVSSIIKSSMVTMAVTVVVSVFLTIGCVSLKPLKDLAHLVFLNYGDTMKLVIGSTPLMYSNPNMTVNNGIIVMIATTILSYIIGYLVFTKKDILI, from the coding sequence ATGATATTTACATTAATAAAAAATGAATTTATAAAGCTCATTAAGAAATCAAAAACATGGATAGTATTTGCTTTATTTTGCTTATTTATAGCAGTAACTATTTTTGGTGCATATAAATCAGATAAAAATATGAGATATTATATGTCACCAGAAAAACAATTAGAATATGTAAATGAAGATTTAACTCATATAAATAAAGAATTAGATAAATTTGAAAAGATGACAGATGAAGAAAAAACTTCAAATGTACAATATATAATAGAAACTAAAGAAAGAAAAGAAGAAGCTGAAAAAAGAAAAAAGAGTTGTGAAGATTTGATAGCTAATGGAATTCCAGAGGATGCATGGAAAAAAGAGTTAGATGAAAATATAAAATGGGCAGAAGAGTCAATCAAGAATTTAGAAGAAAATGGTGTTGATGAGTATAATCAAAAAAGATACCTTCAAGATAAAGAAAGATTAGAAGAGTATAAATATCTTAGAGATAATAATATAAAACTATTATATGGATGGGAATTTGAGTCTTATGGATATATGAAAAATCTTATGATGTTTTTAGGATTAGCAGTTTTAGTGTCAGGGATTGCAATATTTATGAGTGATATAGTATCAGGAGAATGTACTCCTGCAACATTAAAATTCTTGCTTATTCAGCCAATAACTAGGGGAAAGGTGTTATTATCTAAGTTTATAGCAGCAACTTTAACAGTACTAACTATGATACTTGGAGTAGAATTTATAGGTTTTGGAATAGTAAATCTAATGAGTAAAGTTAGTGCATCAAATTATCCAGTAAGAATAGGAAATCTATATAAACTAGAAGTAGTAAAAGCAACAGGAACTAGCCAAATTGTACCTATAGCGGGTTCAGGGCATATGGCTACAAATCAAGAGTTATTTATTAAAGCAATGTTATTACAAGTATTATTTATAATAACAGCTTGTGCATTTATATTCTTAGTATCAAGCATTATAAAGAGCAGTATGGTAACTATGGCTGTAACTGTTGTAGTATCAGTTTTCCTTACAATAGGATGTGTTTCATTAAAGCCATTAAAGGATTTAGCACATTTAGTATTCTTAAATTATGGAGATACTATGAAGTTAGTAATAGGTTCAACGCCTCTTATGTATTCAAATCCTAATATGACTGTAAATAATGGAATAATAGTTATGATTGCAACAACAATTTTAAGTTATATAATAGGATATTT
- a CDS encoding ABC transporter ATP-binding protein produces the protein MKVLEVSDLRKKLGKREIIKGVTFSVEEGEIFGFLGPNGAGKTTTIRMLVGLIKPDSGTIAICGHDIQKDPIGALKEVGAVVENPELYKYLTGRENLMQIARIRKVSLKDVEDTIRLVGLENRINDKVKKYSLGMKQRLGLAASLLSNSKLLILDEPTNGLDPSGIIDFREIVQKAARERGMAVFVSSHILAEVQNLCDKVAFINDGVIKAVEEINNNTMTTEKDLVCLLSSSDKAVLLKEIKAQGFVHNVREIEKGLEIILEANTTPKLIKTLVNANLEVEEVFKERKGLEQRYMELVEGGIR, from the coding sequence TTGAAGGTTTTAGAAGTAAGTGATTTACGTAAGAAACTAGGTAAAAGGGAAATTATAAAAGGGGTAACTTTTTCGGTAGAAGAAGGAGAGATATTTGGATTTTTAGGACCAAATGGAGCAGGGAAAACTACAACTATAAGAATGCTTGTAGGATTAATAAAACCAGATTCAGGAACTATAGCGATTTGTGGACATGATATACAAAAAGATCCTATAGGTGCATTAAAAGAAGTAGGTGCAGTTGTTGAAAATCCTGAATTATATAAGTACTTAACAGGTAGAGAAAATCTAATGCAAATTGCAAGAATAAGAAAGGTTTCTTTAAAAGATGTTGAAGATACTATTAGGCTAGTTGGTTTAGAAAATAGAATTAATGATAAAGTTAAGAAATATTCTTTAGGGATGAAACAAAGACTAGGATTAGCTGCATCACTTTTATCAAACTCTAAATTATTAATATTAGATGAGCCTACTAATGGACTAGATCCATCAGGAATTATAGATTTTAGAGAAATCGTACAAAAAGCAGCAAGAGAAAGAGGAATGGCTGTATTTGTATCATCACATATATTAGCAGAGGTACAAAATCTTTGTGATAAAGTAGCCTTTATAAATGATGGAGTAATTAAAGCTGTAGAAGAAATAAATAATAATACTATGACAACAGAAAAGGATTTAGTTTGTTTATTATCCTCAAGTGATAAAGCAGTTTTATTAAAAGAAATAAAAGCTCAAGGCTTTGTACACAATGTTAGAGAAATAGAAAAGGGATTAGAAATAATACTAGAAGCTAATACAACACCTAAATTAATAAAGACTCTAGTTAATGCTAACTTAGAAGTAGAAGAAGTATTTAAAGAAAGAAAAGGACTAGAGCAAAGGTATATGGAGTTAGTAGAAGGGGGTATTAGATAA
- the recR gene encoding recombination mediator RecR: MEFYPVAIEKLIEEFAKLPSIGQKTAQRLTLHILNLPEDEVKEFATALVKARGTIRYCTVCGNFTDKDPCAICGNPNRDKNIICVVEQPKDIMTMEKVKEFNGIYHVLHGNLSPMQGRGPQDIRIRELVARMSADVKEVIIATNPNIEGEATAMYIARILKPLDIKVTRIASGIPVGGDLEYADEITLSKALEGRKEI, translated from the coding sequence ATGGAATTTTATCCAGTTGCTATAGAAAAACTTATAGAAGAGTTTGCAAAACTCCCAAGTATAGGACAAAAGACTGCTCAAAGATTAACTTTACATATTCTTAATTTACCAGAGGATGAAGTAAAGGAGTTTGCAACAGCTCTTGTTAAAGCAAGGGGAACAATAAGATATTGTACAGTTTGCGGAAACTTTACAGACAAAGATCCATGTGCTATATGTGGAAATCCAAATAGAGATAAAAATATAATATGTGTAGTTGAACAACCTAAAGATATAATGACTATGGAAAAGGTTAAGGAGTTTAATGGAATATATCATGTTTTACATGGTAATTTATCACCTATGCAAGGAAGAGGGCCTCAAGATATTAGAATAAGAGAATTAGTAGCCAGAATGAGTGCAGATGTTAAAGAAGTAATTATAGCTACTAATCCCAATATAGAAGGAGAAGCTACAGCTATGTATATAGCTAGAATTCTAAAACCTTTAGATATAAAGGTTACAAGAATAGCTTCAGGAATACCAGTAGGTGGAGATTTAGAGTATGCAGATGAAATAACTCTTTCTAAAGCCTTAGAAGGAAGAAAAGAAATTTAA
- a CDS encoding YbaB/EbfC family nucleoid-associated protein, translating into MARGGFPGGFGGGNINNLMKQAQKLQKDMEQMQKDLETKEFEASVGGGAVIVKTNGKKEVVSINIKPEVVDADDVEMLEDLVLSAVNEALRKAEEETADKMGKLTGGMNIPGLF; encoded by the coding sequence ATGGCAAGAGGTGGATTCCCTGGAGGATTTGGGGGAGGAAATATAAATAACTTAATGAAACAAGCTCAAAAGCTTCAAAAAGATATGGAACAAATGCAAAAAGACCTTGAAACAAAGGAATTTGAAGCATCTGTTGGTGGTGGAGCTGTAATAGTTAAAACTAATGGTAAGAAAGAAGTTGTTTCAATTAACATAAAACCAGAAGTTGTAGATGCTGATGATGTAGAAATGTTAGAAGATCTAGTTCTTAGTGCAGTAAATGAAGCATTAAGAAAAGCTGAAGAAGAAACAGCAGATAAGATGGGTAAACTTACAGGTGGAATGAATATACCGGGACTGTTTTAA
- the dnaX gene encoding DNA polymerase III subunit gamma/tau, whose product MAYTALYREWRPKTFHDVVGQEHISTTLKNQILNDRIAHAYLFCGTRGTGKTSTAKVFAKALNCLNLKNGEPCNECEMCTKINNGLAIDVTELDAASNNGVDKIRDIIDDVKYPPQEAKFKVYIMDEVHMLSTGAVNAFLKTLEEPPNNVIFILATTDPQKLPITILSRCQRFDFKRINNSDIIERLRKIVTDQGVYADDKSLALIARVSDGAMRDALSILDQSIAMGDGSVGYESLVNMLGLVTNEYLFNLTNAVIQRNVEKSINIIDEVVYSGKDMYLFIKDLIAHYRNILMAKVTNNPEEVLDMSEENITLVKDQASRIRAEEAMRCIRILQEAEGNAKLSKQARLYLELAVIKMCKIEYDTSNEIILTRINKLEEGLKNGSLKVVASNTAPSKAQDEVSPKVKGDMPKQKTAPKTASISGNVNSNLKLQDIQRAWKDILEKVKGRRAMIVYASLLTGKPVECKDGIVTIQYDEEYKFNKDRLEKQEYRGIISEVFAEMFREDVKVIFTVDEEAKTEKSTEEMLLETLGSDLVDVLDE is encoded by the coding sequence ATGGCATATACAGCCTTATATAGAGAGTGGAGACCTAAAACTTTCCATGATGTTGTAGGTCAAGAGCATATAAGTACTACTTTAAAAAATCAAATATTAAATGATAGAATTGCCCATGCATATCTTTTTTGTGGAACAAGAGGTACAGGAAAAACATCAACAGCGAAAGTTTTTGCCAAGGCATTAAATTGTTTAAATCTTAAAAATGGAGAGCCTTGCAATGAATGTGAAATGTGCACAAAGATAAATAATGGTTTAGCTATAGATGTTACTGAGTTAGATGCAGCTTCTAACAATGGTGTAGATAAGATAAGAGATATTATAGATGATGTAAAATACCCACCACAAGAAGCTAAATTTAAGGTTTATATAATGGATGAGGTTCATATGCTATCAACAGGAGCGGTTAATGCATTCTTAAAAACTTTAGAAGAACCACCAAATAACGTAATATTTATATTGGCAACTACAGATCCTCAAAAATTACCTATAACTATTCTTTCAAGATGTCAAAGGTTTGATTTTAAAAGAATAAATAATAGTGATATTATAGAAAGACTTAGAAAGATTGTAACAGACCAAGGGGTTTATGCAGATGATAAAAGTTTAGCTCTTATAGCAAGAGTTTCAGATGGAGCTATGAGAGATGCTTTAAGTATATTAGATCAATCTATTGCAATGGGAGATGGAAGTGTTGGCTATGAATCACTAGTAAATATGCTAGGGTTAGTAACAAATGAATATTTGTTTAATTTAACAAATGCAGTAATACAAAGAAATGTAGAAAAATCTATAAATATAATAGATGAAGTTGTTTATTCTGGTAAGGATATGTATCTTTTTATAAAGGATTTAATAGCTCATTATAGAAATATATTAATGGCTAAAGTAACTAATAATCCAGAAGAAGTATTAGATATGTCAGAAGAAAATATAACTTTAGTAAAGGATCAAGCTTCTAGAATTAGAGCGGAAGAAGCTATGAGATGTATTAGAATACTTCAAGAGGCCGAGGGGAATGCTAAGTTAAGTAAACAAGCAAGATTATATTTAGAGCTTGCAGTAATAAAAATGTGTAAAATAGAATATGATACATCTAATGAAATTATCCTAACAAGAATAAATAAGTTAGAAGAAGGACTTAAGAATGGTAGTTTAAAAGTTGTTGCATCAAATACAGCTCCAAGTAAAGCACAAGATGAAGTAAGCCCAAAAGTTAAAGGTGATATGCCAAAACAAAAGACAGCACCAAAGACAGCATCAATTAGTGGAAATGTAAACTCAAACTTAAAGCTACAAGATATTCAAAGGGCTTGGAAGGATATTTTAGAAAAAGTTAAAGGTAGAAGAGCTATGATAGTATATGCATCTTTACTTACAGGAAAGCCTGTTGAATGTAAAGATGGAATCGTAACTATACAATATGATGAAGAGTATAAATTTAACAAAGATAGATTAGAAAAACAAGAATATAGAGGAATAATAAGTGAAGTTTTTGCAGAGATGTTTAGAGAAGATGTTAAAGTTATATTTACAGTAGATGAAGAAGCAAAAACTGAAAAATCTACAGAGGAGATGCTTTTAGAAACTTTAGGTTCTGATCTAGTAGATGTTTTAGATGAATAG
- a CDS encoding thymidylate synthase: MSICDKKYLSIVQDILDNGYYDNNRTGMPTYKLPHQVMQFNLEKEFPILTTKFVAFKTAVKEMLWIYKDQSNDVTKLQEQNVHIWDQWVDENNTIGRGYGYQIAKFNQIDNLIETLKTNPQDRRMLMTMWNIEDLPHMTLQPCCFLTMWDVTDGKLNCMLIQRSGDVPLGVPFNTTQYAVLVHLIAQVTGLKPGLFTHVINNAHIYENQIEGMKLHLSRTNDEYDAPKLWINPEIKNFYDFTPDDIKLENYEYHPSIKMEVSV; the protein is encoded by the coding sequence ATGAGTATTTGCGATAAAAAATATTTATCTATTGTACAGGATATATTAGATAATGGATACTACGATAACAATAGGACAGGAATGCCTACGTATAAACTACCTCATCAGGTAATGCAATTTAACTTAGAAAAAGAGTTTCCAATATTAACAACTAAGTTTGTTGCATTTAAGACAGCTGTAAAAGAAATGTTATGGATATATAAAGATCAATCTAATGATGTAACAAAACTACAAGAACAAAATGTACATATTTGGGATCAATGGGTTGATGAAAATAATACTATTGGAAGAGGTTACGGCTATCAAATTGCAAAATTTAATCAAATAGATAATCTTATAGAAACATTAAAGACTAATCCTCAAGATAGAAGAATGTTAATGACTATGTGGAATATAGAAGACCTTCCTCATATGACATTACAACCATGCTGCTTTTTAACTATGTGGGATGTTACAGATGGTAAACTTAATTGTATGTTAATTCAAAGAAGTGGCGATGTTCCTTTAGGTGTTCCTTTCAACACAACACAATATGCAGTTTTAGTTCACCTAATTGCACAGGTTACAGGCCTTAAACCTGGATTATTTACTCATGTAATTAATAATGCTCATATATACGAAAATCAAATAGAAGGTATGAAGTTACACTTATCTAGAACAAATGATGAATATGATGCGCCTAAACTTTGGATAAATCCTGAAATTAAAAACTTCTATGACTTTACTCCAGATGATATAAAATTAGAAAACTATGAATATCATCCATCTATTAAAATGGAGGTATCTGTTTAA
- a CDS encoding dihydrofolate reductase, translating to MLSIIVAKANNDIIGGDNKLLWHISEDLKRFKEITSGNTIIMGRKTFQSLPGILPNRKHVVITRDTDFKVDSDMVEIYHNIDDVLNKYKNNNDEAFIIGGGEIYNLLLPHANKLYLTLINKDFEGDTKFPKLDLNDWNIDYKSEEKTNSKNDLKYTFINLSR from the coding sequence ATGTTATCTATTATAGTTGCAAAGGCTAATAATGACATTATAGGCGGAGATAACAAGTTACTATGGCATATATCTGAAGACCTTAAAAGATTTAAAGAAATTACATCTGGCAACACAATAATCATGGGTAGAAAAACTTTTCAATCATTACCTGGTATATTACCTAATAGAAAACATGTTGTTATAACTAGAGATACTGATTTTAAAGTAGATTCAGATATGGTAGAAATTTATCATAATATAGATGATGTTTTAAATAAATATAAAAACAATAATGATGAAGCCTTCATAATAGGTGGTGGAGAAATTTATAACTTATTACTTCCTCATGCAAATAAACTTTATTTAACTTTAATAAATAAAGATTTTGAAGGAGATACTAAGTTTCCTAAGTTAGATTTAAATGATTGGAATATAGATTATAAATCAGAAGAAAAAACAAATTCTAAAAATGATTTAAAATATACTTTTATAAACTTAAGTAGATAA
- the lgt gene encoding prolipoprotein diacylglyceryl transferase, which yields MNPVAFEVFGLEIRWYGVIISLGVVAAMALTYFMAEKKKLDFEVIIDAFLWVFPFSIIGARLYYVAFEYQNYDSFMDVINIRQGGMAIHGGLIAGLIVGLIFAKVRKINFLEYVDIVMPGVILAQAIGRWGNFMNQEAHGGLVSKEFISKFPEFIQQGMYIGGQYYHPTFLYESIWNLVVCGILVYILLKRKSSESGMVLGSYMTFYSLGRFFIEGLRTDSLMFFGLRIAQIISIVGIILGLSLIIWVKKRKKTNC from the coding sequence ATGAATCCAGTAGCGTTTGAAGTATTCGGATTAGAGATAAGATGGTATGGGGTAATAATATCTCTAGGGGTAGTAGCAGCAATGGCTTTAACATACTTTATGGCAGAGAAGAAAAAGCTAGATTTTGAAGTTATTATAGATGCGTTTTTATGGGTATTCCCATTTTCTATAATAGGGGCAAGATTATATTATGTAGCTTTTGAGTATCAAAATTACGATAGCTTTATGGATGTAATTAATATAAGACAAGGTGGAATGGCTATACATGGTGGCTTAATAGCAGGACTTATAGTAGGCTTAATATTTGCTAAGGTTAGAAAAATAAATTTTTTAGAATATGTAGATATAGTAATGCCAGGTGTTATATTAGCCCAAGCTATAGGAAGATGGGGAAACTTTATGAATCAAGAAGCTCATGGTGGATTAGTATCTAAAGAGTTTATAAGTAAGTTTCCAGAGTTTATACAACAAGGAATGTATATAGGAGGACAATATTATCATCCTACATTCTTATATGAATCAATTTGGAATTTAGTAGTATGTGGAATACTTGTATATATACTTTTAAAAAGAAAGTCATCAGAAAGTGGAATGGTCTTAGGTAGCTATATGACTTTCTATTCATTAGGAAGATTCTTTATAGAGGGGTTAAGAACAGATAGTCTTATGTTTTTTGGCTTAAGAATAGCTCAAATAATAAGCATAGTAGGAATAATACTTGGATTATCTTTAATAATTTGGGTGAAAAAACGTAAAAAAACAAATTGTTAA
- a CDS encoding nucleoside deaminase, translating to MDFMDLAIEEAKKAEEKGEIPVGAVIVKDGVVLAKAHNLKETLKKPMAHAEMLVIEEACNKLDNWRLSGTEMYVTLEPCPMCAAAIAQSRISKLYIGTFNKDMGACGSTINLLDYDIFNFYVDVKWCYNDECSKILTNFFNKRRREK from the coding sequence ATGGATTTTATGGATTTAGCAATAGAAGAAGCTAAAAAAGCAGAAGAAAAGGGTGAGATTCCAGTAGGAGCAGTAATAGTCAAAGATGGAGTAGTCCTAGCAAAAGCACATAACTTAAAAGAAACTTTAAAAAAGCCAATGGCACATGCAGAAATGTTAGTTATAGAAGAAGCATGCAATAAATTAGATAATTGGAGACTTAGTGGAACTGAAATGTATGTTACATTAGAACCATGTCCTATGTGTGCAGCAGCTATTGCTCAAAGTAGAATTTCAAAATTATATATAGGGACTTTTAATAAAGATATGGGAGCTTGTGGATCAACAATAAATTTGCTTGATTATGATATATTTAATTTTTATGTAGATGTTAAATGGTGTTATAACGATGAATGTAGCAAAATATTAACGAATTTTTTTAATAAAAGAAGAAGAGAAAAATAG